The Cylindrospermum stagnale PCC 7417 genome segment GACCAATTCTTGGCTCAAATTGTGTGGCTGACTACTAATATTGGTATCGCCATAAATTGTCTCAATCCGATTGGCTACCTCTAGTTGATGGAAGGTAATATCGTGCATCTTTAGTTCTTTTTCTAGCACTTCTGGCAATTTCTTTTTGATTTCAGAAGTTAAATGTTCTTTTAAAGTTACTAAAGATAATCTCGGTTTTTCGGCTATTTTACAGCCTAACATTAGAGCATGGTTTAGCACCTCTTTTCTCGGTACAACAGGGAAAGGAATACCCTTCTTGAATAATTCTTCCCCTCGATAGTTTTGGGCTGTGTACATCATTTCCTGACCTAATATAGAGCCTAATTTTGTAGGTACAATGAACGTACTTCCCAACCCAGGGGTGAAACCATACTTCATAAAATTAGTTGTGTAAATACTTTCTTGACTCAACACAACTAAATCTGCATATAACCCGAAAACAAAACCACCCCCAATACCATGACCTTGCATAGCTGCAATTACTGGTATTTCACAATCTAGTAATATTCTAAAAAAATCTAACTCATTAAATTGCAGTTCTCCTTTATAAATTTTGATTAACTCTTCCTTGGTTCCTCCGGAACAAAAGTAATTTCCATAGCCCGTCAAAATTACTACTTTATAGCTCTTATTTTGAGCAACTGCACCAAAACATTTGTATAACCCATCAATTATTTCTGAAGAGAATGTATTATGGTTTTCCTCATCTTTCATCGTGATTTTAACAACACCATTACCCAACTCTACCAGTTGTACTACTTCGGAATTACACTTTGCTGAGTCCAGGTTAAAATTTAGGCTTGCCATGGAAATATACCCTCATTTTTAAAGCGCTTAATTTTTTCTTGAACAGTAGGATCATCTAACAAACTGGAAATTTTATTAACAGCTAAATCTTGAGTTTCTGCTTGAATAATCCATAATTGATTAATATAGTTTTTTAACTCCCTCACCCCAGATGAGGGTAAATATTTTAAACGTTTAACGTATTGACTAATTAACTTATTAGTATTGCTGCCATATTCATCAATCAAGCCCAAGTTATAAGCCTCTGATGCTGAGATTTCTTGAGTTGTTAATGCTAAACGGTAAGCTTTTTGAAATCCTATTCGACGAATCAAAAATGGTAAGACACAAGCTGGTAATAAACCAAATAATAGTTCTGATAAAACAAATGTGACAGTTTCATCTGCAATAACTATATCGCTGGCTGCTACCAAACCCACTCCCCCTGCTTGTACCTTGCCACGCACAAGTGACACAATCACTTTGCTACATTGTGACATTTGTTTGAGGATGTTGTAGTAACCATGAGAACTCATTTTTTGATCGACTTGTTTTCCGTCTGCTATTTCTTGAAAATCCATTCCCGTACAAAACACATCAGGTAGTCCCTCTAGGATCACCACTTTCACTGCTTCTTCTGCTTCGGCAGCTTGCAAGGCTGACAACAATTCTTGAATCAGTTGACTATTGATGCTATTGTTAGCTTCAGGTCGATATATCTGAATCCTTTGTACAGCACTTTGATGATTGATCTTTAGGGTTTGATAGTCCATGTTTATACCCATTCATATTCTCGGTGAAATTCCTTGATTTTTTTGAGTACTAATCGACCCTTACCTTCAATTTGTTTCCACACACCAGGAAAGATTTTGTAATCTAGGGTGACATTTCTGGTGCCAAAGGCAACTGCGCGACTGTAATGTAGTAACTGCTCATATTCTTCGATGTTTAAGGAATAGCGCGTTGCTAACTGTGATGAAATCCTTTGTTGAGCTTGAATTTCCTTTCCTTCTGGAGTCACAACCCCACTATAAAATTCTGAGGAACAACCAGAGCCATAAGAAAATATACCTATTCTTCGAGGTTGGCTGAAATCCCCATTGTCAATCGTGCTAGCCAGGGCTAAAAACACTGTCGCCCCCATAATGTTGCCTACCTGTTGGCAATAGACTAATCCCGGCATCACCCTTCTTTTAAAGTCTGCTTCAATCTCTTCAGGTTTAGCCTTTTTCAATTT includes the following:
- a CDS encoding enoyl-CoA hydratase/isomerase, producing the protein MGINMDYQTLKINHQSAVQRIQIYRPEANNSINSQLIQELLSALQAAEAEEAVKVVILEGLPDVFCTGMDFQEIADGKQVDQKMSSHGYYNILKQMSQCSKVIVSLVRGKVQAGGVGLVAASDIVIADETVTFVLSELLFGLLPACVLPFLIRRIGFQKAYRLALTTQEISASEAYNLGLIDEYGSNTNKLISQYVKRLKYLPSSGVRELKNYINQLWIIQAETQDLAVNKISSLLDDPTVQEKIKRFKNEGIFPWQA